The genomic interval tagggattgatggtgaaaacgggcataaggctcTTTTTCTAGAATAAGCTTCAAATAAAGTGGGGTGGAAAGAATTCTGATCAACCTTGACCTAAAGGGTAGGGAGGAAGAGATTGCCTAAATTATTATGCCGGTCCAGATTATTATTccttttgttcagttcagttagaccagtctttcccaaagtgggcgataacgcccccttgtgggcgctgcaggcttaaaggaggtcggtaagagacccagaaaaaaaatcgggacgttgtgtagaggcttgggaggcgtcatctactaggaggactcttagacaccgacttagctcgactcttgactacataattggggggcgctaaaaaataatttattctcaaagtgggcagtagactaaataagtttgggaaccgctgagtTAGACTGAACGAACCAATTTTTTACTTCATTTTCTTGTTCTCGGCCAGCACTAAAtcatttctgaaacaaaaataggtattttttaattataatagttttaacgatttatctcagatcatagaagggaagaAGGGAACGATTTATTAACACATTTGGATTgggtattaaaaataataatttgctaATTTGGGTAAAATAATGGCGTGTCCACACATGCCGCCGGGTTTGCTGCCGGCTTTCAAAATGCCTTGCCAGTGTGCcgtccagagccccgattacggtaattttagTTAGACGttaaaattaccgtaatcggggctctggccGCCGGGTTGGCCATGTGTGGATGCGCCATAAGAAAATTAATAGTTCGGAAcgcagttaaaaaaaaatttgatcaATGAACGCTGTACAGTTGCACAGCAGTGTTGTAGCAAATGTTATAatctaaaattaaaatcaataaattattataatcaaaTTGCCATTGTCAGTCTTAGCCATCATAGATTTTAAACATTCATTCATTGTAATTAAAAAGCCGGGTCTACAGCGCGTTTTGTCCTActcaatcaacaaaaacatgtcaacattatttgtaggcaattttgttgaatgttgacatgtttttattgttgattgtgtagggcaaaacacgcgttttagatttttgattttggcTGGCTTCAATTCATGATGGATGGGATGGGCCtttgaaaataaaagactaTGCTATGACTTCTTTCTATGACTATAACTATTcgattctatcgattttttGGACatcactaatttaaaaaaaagtttgcgaGCGAGGCGGCGGGGTGACGTGACGTTGACGTTTATTTCTCATGACATTTGTTGCGGGTGTGTTGTTGCTTGTTGTTATGTGAAATCTAATTCAATTCGAGACGTAATACATAATATCTGTTATATCACACCCAGTTATCAAAGGCATATTCGAGGCAGAGTCTATCATGGGCGACACacgaaagaagaagaagttttaCTTTAGAAAACGAAGAAACAAATATTTCTTGGAACCCGGCTTCAGGGGATTCTTCTGCACGTGTAACTTCAGAGAAAAAGAATGCGTGAAAGAAGTTTACAATCTGCTGAACGAGTACGCGGGGAAGTTGTATCCAGATCTGGGGGCGGACCAGGTGCCCGCCGAGCCTGCCGTGTCGTCCGCGCCGCCAGACGACGACCGCACCGACAGTGAATCCGAAGACGACACCGACATCGGAGATTTACTGAAACGTGAAGTAGATTCCATGAAAAAAAGCTCACAGAAGTCTCTCAAGCACAAACGATTTCAAGTGGTGGAGACTGGAGCttcaaattgcatttttattaaGACAAATCTACCTAGTCCTGAAGAAGTTGCCACAGCTATCATCAAAGATTTATATACGACGCGGGTCCAAAAGACGCGGCATGTTATGCGAATGCTGCCCATCATGGCCACTTGCAAAGCGAACTTGCCGGACATTATGGAGTGTGCAGGGAAGCTTTTTGATAGGTTCTTTTTAAAGCAAGGCTCTTCGTTTGCTGTTATCTTTAACAAACGATTTAACAGCAGCGTCTCCCGGGACATGATTATCAAGGAACTGGCTGAGATGGTTGTCATGAAAAATGCAGACAACAAGGCTGACTTGAAGAATCCCACTCTTTGTATTATAGTTGAAATAATTAAAGGCATTTGCTTAATGAGTGTCGTGGAGAATTACTTCACATATAAGAAGTATAATTTACACGAATTAACTAAAGAGGAATCGACCAATGACTGTGAAGAAACGCAAGCGAAAAAATTTAAGAGCAATTCGCAATCGGAGGAACAAGGTGTGACTCAGTAAagaatttttttgtatttactctATTCTACTCTGTAGTCATACTTCTAGGTTACTGTGTAACTTAGGGCCCCAAAACCAATTTCTCACCAAAACTTTTGTCTATGTCTAAGCATTTTCAATACACTTTAAATATACATTGATGTATTAATAATGAACagttgtattttttaatatcagTTATATAACCACCCATTTAATTAAGAGCAGCTGCAATGCATTAACCTAAGTGGTTATGTAACAGGGCCATGTTTGTGTAATGATGAGAGTTACCAAACAGACGTTACATAACTTCCAGACAGGCTTTGTTGGCGTCCCGGCCACATTGTGGGGCtatgaaaatatgttttatacTTTGTGTAGGTATATTCTGGCAGTGCATTCTGCAGATTTCTGCATAACAGTGAATAATTTCTGTAAGTCAAGCTTGCTGTGATAAACTTAATGTAAAAATGATAGTTACACTTTTATTTATCAAGCAAAAAGGCGTAGTATTAGATACTGCAACTGCTGCAACTGACAGAATTAGATAACATAATAATCATCAGCCACTTCTTAGTCTAGttttagtacaaataataaaaaataagtgcATGATACTAACTATGTAACAAATTGAAAAAGGATTTATCCGGCTGGTGCGGTTGGGGGCCATTTATTTTATTCCCATATAAGGTTTTAAATTTTACCGCTTTTTTCCTGGCCCTACAAGAATCGATACTTGCTTGCTGGAATCATAACTGCGTTGAAAATCTGCAGATGGCGCAGTCTTGCGAACGTTACGTAAATACAATATTTACGTGATAACAACAAATTTGTGTGAGAATTTAGCTGACacactatttatatttttgaatCTAATGCATTTGCATtactcaataataattattttgtacaacAAACAATATTTGGTACAAGTCGTTTATTCTTTTATGCATTTAGCGCCATCTCTATATTACTTTGCACATTACTTGGTTGGATAGTTCAATTTTCGCAGGTGATGACTGTTTCTCTGGAAGGGATAgaaaatgttacttaaaatACATCAGTGATGGAGCTTATagctaaaaattaaagaaaattaaatcggaaataattcctactaaagattttagtgctttaatggcttcattagttgccagtgttgccagaaggttacttttgtaaccttttaggttacttttgaactgctgtggttacttttaggttacactaatgaaaaggttacttttaggtgattttatttgattaattatttgttaaaaaaaatgagttttagcgaatgtttttcggtaataaaacgcaaatccatgaaacgtttttatacgactggtcacttttcgaatttagatgatcaattgtattaattttccatccatgaacaaccttacacaatcatcgctccgcacccccccccccccccccccccgtatgaaggttacttttgattcaaaaaggttacttttttttatatttctggtaatttctgactagacccgactggcaacactgttagttgcccataaagactctcctaggttttttcgacttcgacggagatgtgcttaagtggtgggggccaccgaaaggggcgcttattgggttttccggttatacctcgtaaaggacttaccctatcgaaaagtgttCTTCCtaacggttgaagggcatttaatcctgcattaaataagaccaaattcatatgttttgaacaaaccgttctcgtgcaaatgttcggcaaagtagaaaatatgtgtataattaatgaccctctccacgtccaatggctcgttacccgcaggcttccaagtcttgaaaaggagcgcctcaaccagtgtaaccctatcaaggcttacgagctggatgcgcctatccttgttcgtcccagccgttccttaactgcggttgctgcacctcttcctggcacttacctgaacgactctgtgttacctactgtggcttcCCCTTTTTCTTATATCTTCCTGAACGACTacattgcctagccgtatgcctggtctaaggttcgacgccaaaaatcaacaacaacaagttcatattaaaagtcgaagaattttttgtttgtttgtttgaacgcgctaatctcaagaattactagtttgattgaaataattatttttgtgttgaatagctcataaattgaggaaggctataaaatatatacaatcactctacgactaatagaggcgaagcagtaaagaaaaatgttgcaagcgcggaaaatagtatttaaactattttcacgcgtgcgaagttgattttgtgacgtcgaaccttggaccaggcatatggctaagaaatgcaatcgtacaggaggatacaaggaagtggggcagccacattaggtaacacagagtcgttcaggagagtgccaggaagaggtgcagcaaccgcagttaaggaacggctgggacgaacaaggataagcgaatccaactcgtgagccttgacagggatacgctggttaaggcgaccctttacaaggcttgggagcctacgggtgacgagctcttggacgtggagagggtcattaattatacacatattttctactttgccgaacatttgcacgagaacggtttgtccaaaacatatggatttggtcttatttaatgcaggattaattAAAtacccttcaaccgtcaggaagaccacttttcgatagggtaagtcctttacgcgatataaccgaaaaacctaaaaagcgcccctttcgcgggcccccaccacttaagcacaactccgtcgaagtcgaaaacctaggagagtcttaatgggcaaccaatgaagccattaaagcaataaaatattttgtaggaattatttccgatttaaaatctaattctactgggcTAATAAAAGGTAAAAGTAACTAAAGTAAGCTGTAACACCTAATTTTTCTAAAACTCAAACTGGAAAATAAGCTAACCTAACTCCAAAACTATAACGTGCTATAATTTtccaaataggtacctacctactagagatgaaacggatagttgtttggccggataccggataccgaatatccggccagctgctaggccggatagccggatatccggcggccggatagttggcccgttgtctcgttgcatgtctcgtgacgagtttagcgccgcacaggtgcttcgaacgcgatcagtgggtctattagtagactagactagtcacacttttcgaaaatcgaatcagttCGAGCAGAATGTCAGATtatgccacttgtctagggggcagatcaattcgggcgatttcggttgccatcgtgagtgtgtgattgagaagcgaaaattaaattagtttacttgctgcgtaatctgactgaactgcatcatacgggactattcccacctctcgttcccaccactgcaactcctgtgtagccaggatctacagcttgaccgccacaaaaacccaaccaatgaaggtcaagtttgtcccgggggaaagttaaactgtcattggacccgcaacgatattaatcagaagaacataggaggagttcgaaattaaggttcgacttgcctccattgcaaagcggatgacaggtgacaaacaaaggtttaaaacctttaagaaaagattatgcaccacggacgataaatatcaattaggtaaggcctatcttatgagcaattagcaactacctgtcaataatatttttcaccaaatcgcttaaaagcacggaaatttttccatgtcgcgacaagatcggtgtaataaattg from Ostrinia nubilalis chromosome 4, ilOstNubi1.1, whole genome shotgun sequence carries:
- the LOC135071513 gene encoding THUMP domain-containing protein 1 homolog, which encodes MGDTRKKKKFYFRKRRNKYFLEPGFRGFFCTCNFREKECVKEVYNLLNEYAGKLYPDLGADQVPAEPAVSSAPPDDDRTDSESEDDTDIGDLLKREVDSMKKSSQKSLKHKRFQVVETGASNCIFIKTNLPSPEEVATAIIKDLYTTRVQKTRHVMRMLPIMATCKANLPDIMECAGKLFDRFFLKQGSSFAVIFNKRFNSSVSRDMIIKELAEMVVMKNADNKADLKNPTLCIIVEIIKGICLMSVVENYFTYKKYNLHELTKEESTNDCEETQAKKFKSNSQSEEQGVTQ